The following coding sequences lie in one Girardinichthys multiradiatus isolate DD_20200921_A chromosome 13, DD_fGirMul_XY1, whole genome shotgun sequence genomic window:
- the LOC124879774 gene encoding fibroblast growth factor 4-like, translated as MSFSRSKRSFFLYGIFLCGLHATLTLNRSKQSIHTARSLVHSSSYTLNNREDAERDGQYLLGIKRIRRLYCNVGIGFHIQVLPNGKITGVHNENKYSLIEISPVERGVVTLYGVRSGLFIAMSNKGKLYGSGSYRDECKFKENLLANNYNVYESAAHPGMYIALSKIGKTKRGNRVTPTMTMTHFLPRT; from the exons ATGTCATTTTCAAGGTCCAAGCGCTCCTTTTTCCTGTATGGGATCTTTTTGTGTGGCTTACATGCCACTCTTACACTCAACAGAAGCAAACAAAGCATACACACTGCCAGATCACTGGTGCACAGCAGCAGCTACACTTTGAACAACAGGGAAGATGCAGAAAGAGATGGACAATACCTGCTGGGGATAAAAAGAATCAGAAGACTTTACTGTAACGTGGGCATCGGCTTCCATATTCAGGTCCTACCAAATGGAAAGATAACAGGAGTacacaatgaaaataaataca GCCTTATAGAAATTTCTCCTGTGGAAAGAGGAGTCGTGACCTTGTATGGCGTGAGAAGTGGTCTGTTCATCGCCATGAGCAACAAGGGGAAACTCTATGGTTCG GGAAGCTACAGAGATGAATGCAAGTTCAAGGAGAACCTCCTGGCCAACAACTACAATGTCTACGAATCAGCTGCCCATCCTGGAATGTACATTGCTCTCAGCAAGATTGGGAAAACCAAAAGAGGCAACCGTGTGACACCCACAATGACTATGACACACTTCCTTCCCCGGacataa